The Pseudomonas sp. FP2309 genomic sequence GTAGCCTTGTTCGGTCAGTTGAATCAGTAGCGGGTGGTCGGCCAGGTGGGTCTGGATAATCACCTTGCCCGGCTCTTCGGCACGCCCGGCGCGGCCGGCGACTTGCACGATCAACTGCGCCATGCGTTCGCTGGCGCGGAAGTCGCCGGAGAACAAACCACCGTCGGCGTCCAAAATCGATACCAGGGTCACCCGCGGAAAGTGATGCCCCTTGGCAAGCATTTGCGTGCCCACCAGGATGCACGGCTGGCCCTTCTGGATGGTGGCGAACAGCTGATTCATCGCGTCTTTGCGCGAGGTGCTGTCGCGATCGACCCGCAATACCGGGTAGTCCGGGAACAGGATGCCCAGCCGTTCCTCTGCGCGCTCGGTGCCTGCGCCCACCGGTCGCAGGTCGACCTTGCCGCACTGCGGGCAGTGGCGCGGTACCCGTTCGACGTGGCCGCAATGATGGCAGCGCAACTCGCCGTGACGCTGGTGCACAGTCATGCGCGCATCGCAGCGCTCGCATTCGGACATCCAGCCGCAGTCATGGCACAGCAGTGTCGGCGCAAAGCCTCGGCGGTTGAGAAACACCAGGACTTGCTGGCCGGCGGCGAGGGTCTGGCCGATGGCTTGTTGCATCGGCCCGGAAATGCCGCTGTCCAGCGGACGGCTTTTTACGTCCAGGCGCAGGAAGCGCGGTTGCTTGGCGCCGCCGGCGCGCTCATTCAGGCGCAGCAGCCCGTAGCGGCCGGTGTAGGCGTTATGCAGGCTTTCCAGGGACGGCGTGGCCGAGCCCAGCACAATCGGGATGTCTTCCTGGCGCGCACGCACCAACGCCAGGTCACGGGCGTGGTAGCGCAGGCCTTCCTGCTGTTTGTAGGAGCCGTCGTGTTCCTCGTCGATGATGATCAGCCCGGGGTTTTTCATCGGCGTGAACAGGGCCGAGCGGGTGCCGATAATAATGTCGGCTTCGCCATCACGCGCCGCGAGCCAGGATTCCAGGCGCTCACGGTCGTTGACCGCCGAGTGCACCAGGGCGATGCGTGCGTTGAACCGCTGCTCGAAGCGCGCCAGGGTCTGCGGGCCGAGGTTGATCTCCGGGATCAGCACCAGCGCCTGTTTGCCGGCTTGCAGGGTTTCGCGGATCAACTGCAAATAGACTTCGGTCTTGCCGCTGCCGGTGACGCCGGCCAGCAGGAACGCGTGGAAACTGTCACACCCTGCGCGAATGGCCTCATAGGCGGCGCGTTGTTCGGGGTTGAGCGGCAATTCCGGTTGGGCCAGCCAATGCTCATGGCGCGGGTCGGGGGCGTGCTTGCGGATCTCCACTTGCACCAGGCCCTTGGCCAGCAGCAGATCCAGGCTGTCTTTGCTCAGCATCAGCTTGCTCAACAGCTGATGAGCCACGCCATGGGGATGCTGGGCCAGGGTCGCCAGGGCCTCACGCTGGCGCGGCGCGCGGGCGATGCGTGGGTCGTCGAGGCGTGCGCCGGGGACCATCGACCAGAAACGCTCCTGGCGTGCCTCGGCCAACTCGCCCTGGCGCAACAACACCGGCAGCGCCCAACTCAAGGTATCGCCCAGGCTGTGCTGGTAATACTGGGCCGTCCACAGGCACAGCTTGAACAACGCGGGCGGTAGCGGTGGCGTGGCGTCGAGAATCGCCAGCGCGGGTTTTAGCTTCTCGGCAGGTACTTCGCTGTGGTCGGCGACTTCTATAAGGATGCCGATCATCTCCCGTCGGCCGAACGGTACGCGCACGCGCATGCCCGGTTGCAACTGCGTCCGCAGCACGCCGGCCGGGG encodes the following:
- a CDS encoding primosomal protein N', which codes for MPDAILRLALPSPLRRLFDYRAPAGVLRTQLQPGMRVRVPFGRREMIGILIEVADHSEVPAEKLKPALAILDATPPLPPALFKLCLWTAQYYQHSLGDTLSWALPVLLRQGELAEARQERFWSMVPGARLDDPRIARAPRQREALATLAQHPHGVAHQLLSKLMLSKDSLDLLLAKGLVQVEIRKHAPDPRHEHWLAQPELPLNPEQRAAYEAIRAGCDSFHAFLLAGVTGSGKTEVYLQLIRETLQAGKQALVLIPEINLGPQTLARFEQRFNARIALVHSAVNDRERLESWLAARDGEADIIIGTRSALFTPMKNPGLIIIDEEHDGSYKQQEGLRYHARDLALVRARQEDIPIVLGSATPSLESLHNAYTGRYGLLRLNERAGGAKQPRFLRLDVKSRPLDSGISGPMQQAIGQTLAAGQQVLVFLNRRGFAPTLLCHDCGWMSECERCDARMTVHQRHGELRCHHCGHVERVPRHCPQCGKVDLRPVGAGTERAEERLGILFPDYPVLRVDRDSTSRKDAMNQLFATIQKGQPCILVGTQMLAKGHHFPRVTLVSILDADGGLFSGDFRASERMAQLIVQVAGRAGRAEEPGKVIIQTHLADHPLLIQLTEQGYFAFAEQALSERRSAGLPPFAHLALLRAEAHKPGQAESFLDEACSAAEHLLGELGLSGIELLGPVPAPMERRAGRYRAQLLLQATSRAPLHRLLSSWLLALEQMPSGRQVRWSLDVDPVDLY